The following proteins are encoded in a genomic region of Coffea eugenioides isolate CCC68of chromosome 6, Ceug_1.0, whole genome shotgun sequence:
- the LOC113776037 gene encoding cyclin-dependent protein kinase inhibitor SMR3, which yields MCPDFHTHSSLGMSGPQYFVLKEDEEGGEGEGGEEKESKSKIESKDTSRNSDGLEEVAPKNISSSIPENPLEEKKEFDADDDDDDKVDKCGETSVSSTESEKPCPLSVGASTAEVADDDEGFRTPTSPSHKIPVITQCPPAPKKTTQKSNPASIKRKGSPTATRRALHLDLSSEVESMFPPLIQDDDADGKTKKARRDHDHNSAE from the coding sequence ATGTGCCCGGATTTTCATACACACTCGTCGTTGGGTATGTCAGGGCCACAATATTTTGTCCTTaaagaagatgaagaaggaggagaaggagaaggaggAGAAGAGAAAGAGTCAAAATCCAAGATTGAGTCAAAAGACACGTCGCGAAATTCAGATGGGCTCGAAGAAGTTGCACCCAAGAATATTTCCTCCTCAATTCCAGAAAATCCtttagaagaaaagaaagaattcGACgccgatgatgatgatgatgataaagTAGATAAATGTGGTGAAACATCAGTTTCGTCAACGGAATCGGAAAAGCCATGCCCACTGTCAGTAGGGGCATCGACGGCGGAGGTAGCAGATGACGATGAGGGTTTCAGAACTCCAACGTCCCCCAGTCACAAAATCCCAGTGATCACACAATGCCCACCGGCTCCCAAGAAAACCACACAGAAATCAAACCCAGCATCCATAAAAAGAAAAGGTTCTCCAACAGCAACACGCCGAGCCCTCCATCTTGATCTGTCCTCAGAGGTTGAGTCAATGTTCCCTCCACTGATTCAAGATGATGATGCGGACGGCAAGACCAAGAAAGCTCGAAGAGATCATGATCATAATTCGGCCGAATAA
- the LOC113776451 gene encoding aspartic proteinase-like protein 2 has protein sequence MNLRSNGVLLLGLGLVVALLFCSGLASGNLVLKVQHRYGGLGHGRRSTLTAFKAHDVQRHRRKLAALDFPLGGDGRVTGSGLYYTKLAIGTPRRNFYVQVDTGSDILWVNCAGCDNCPKKSSLGIELAVYDLNDSKSGKQVTCDQDVCALMYNNQYSACKDPKPCEYSITYADKSTMSGFFVTDTIQFDQVTGNLQTHPNANGIVSFGCSVKQSGTQHTSTDRVSGIVGFGQANSSIISQLAESGKVKKTFSHCLDAKNGGGIFVIGQVVDPIVNSTALVADDGDDLLEHYNVMMKRAEIEGEIFDIPTESFFDTGRKTVIDSGATLAYFPAEVYDLIMEKVTARQSNFKTHIVEQQLKCFYFNGNIDDGFPTITFHFAGSVSMPVLPHEYFIHLQDNEWCIGFQRGGLQTQDGHELILLGDTILSNKLVVYDLENQKIGWTRYNCSSSIKVKDEVSGNVNSVNSPDISSAFAYNTGKALAALMFVATLAIQFY, from the coding sequence ATGAATTTGCGGAGCAATGGCGTGTTGCTGTTGGGGCTGGGCTTGGTCGTTGCATTGCTTTTCTGTAGCGGTTTGGCAAGCGGTAATCTAGTGTTGAAGGTGCAACACAGATACGGAGGGCTTGGGCATGGCAGGAGGTCCACATTGACGGCATTCAAGGCCCACGACGTCCAACGTCATCGAAGAAAACTCGCCGCCCTGGATTTTCCCTTGGGCGGTGATGGCCGTGTCACCGGCTCCGGCCTCTATTACACAAAGCTTGCAATTGGGACTCCCCGGAGGAATTTCTACGTCCAGGTGGATACCGGAAGCGACATTCTGTGGGTGAATTGCGCCGGCTGCGACAACTGTCCTAAGAAAAGCAGCCTCGGCATAGAGTTAGCGGTGTATGACTTGAACGACTCCAAAAGTGGGAAGCAGGTGACTTGCGATCAAGATGTCTGCGCTCTTATGTACAACAACCAGTATTCGGCTTGCAAGGATCCAAAGCCCTGTGAATATTCCATTACGTATGCTGATAAGAGCACAATGTCGGGTTTCTTCGTCACGGACACCATCCAATTCGATCAGGTCACCGGGAACCTTCAAACGCATCCCAATGCCAACGGGATTGTATCTTTCGGGTGCTCAGTTAAGCAATCAGGGACACAGCATACATCCACGGACAGAGTTAGCGGGATAGTCGGTTTCGGGCAAGCCAATTCCTCCATCATATCCCAGCTCGCTGAGTCCGGAAAGGTTAAGAAAACATTTTCGCACTGCCTGGATGCCAAGAATGGGGGAGGGATATTTGTTATAGGACAAGTGGTGGATCCCATAGTAAATTCGACGGCTTTGGTGGCGGATGATGGTGATGACCTACTCGAACATTACAATGTGATGATGAAAAGAGCCGAGATAGAGGGTGAAATTTTTGACATCCCAACTGAGAGCTTCTTTGATACAGGACGGAAGACGGTGATCGACAGCGGTGCAACCTTGGCTTATTTTCCTGCTGAAGTCTACGACCTGATCATGGAAAAGGTCACCGCACGGCAATCTAATTTCAAGACTCACATTGTTGAGCAGCAGCTCAAATGCTTCTACTTCAATGGCAACATTGACGATGGTTTCCCAACCATAACTTTTCATTTTGCCGGCTCAGTTAGCATGCCAGTTTTGCCGCATGAATATTTCATCCACCTTCAAGACAATGAGTGGTGTATCGGTTTTCAGAGGGGTGGATTGCAGACACAAGATGGACACGAACTGATTTTATTGGGAGATACAATATTGTCAAACAAGCTTGTTGTGTATGATCTTGAAAACCAGAAAATTGGATGGACAAGGTATAATTGTTCTTCGAGCATCAAAGTGAAAGATGAAGTTTCAGGAAATGTGAACTCCGTAAACTCCCCCGATATTTCTTCAGCGTTCGCTTATAATACAGGAAAGGCATTAGCAGCGCTGATGTTTGTGGCCACACTGGCTATACAATTTTACTAG
- the LOC113776002 gene encoding uncharacterized protein LOC113776002, which yields MASPNNCAFDADKDLDDAALWAVIDSAAAASLSAYSASKSRKPLPLKHNSPIPFPIPSPQTKLPKNPRSHQNHSDGEVLQEPWVQHDHRPHKLARSHPRCASELSEMSPQPLAVVKHVQRTPTTPPVHSPSETKSYAITGFYTSGNTPSGSDYHEDRETESFTRHSLSGRFPTVSLFKEYQDAAMAILEKNDYTLISGYRYIKKSGWRKIAFYFNLSFEIKDKTIEFDDNRNVLRAEFVVRAYMQGGRYSDGWGSCERQEKRFLKPNHDIPSTAETRAKNKACQDLLGIGEYRPGASRA from the exons ATGGCGTCGCCAAACAACTGCGCCTTTGACGCCGACAAGGATCTCGACGACGCCGCACTATGGGCGGTCATCGACTCTGCCGCTGCCGCTTCTCTCTCCGCCTACTCCGCTTCTAAATCTCGCAAACCCCTCCCGCTCAAGCACAATTCCCCCATCCCCTTCCCAATTCCCTCACCTCAAACTAAACTCCCGAAAAACCCCAGGAGCCACCAGAATCACTCCGACGGAGAGGTTTTGCAGGAGCCTTGGGTTCAACACGACCACAGGCCGCACAAACTCGCCAGATCGCACCCTCGGTGTGCGTCGGAGCTGAGTGAAATGAGTCCGCAGCCTTTAGCCGTGGTGAAGCACGTGCAGCGCACGCCGACTACGCCTCCGGTGCATTCCCCGTCCGAGACCAAAAGCTATGCAATCACGGGATTTTATACCAGTGGTAATACTCCTTCTGGATCGGATTATCACGAGGACAGAGAAACAGAGAGCTTCACGAGGCATAGCTTGTCTGGTCGGTTTCCGACTGTTTCACTGTTCAAAGAATATCAAGATGCAGCTATGGCG ATTCTCGAGAAAAATGACTACACCCTGATTTCTGGATACCGTTACATTAAAAAGTCAG GTTGGAGGAAGATAGCTTTTTACTTCAACCTATCCTTTGAAATTAAAGATAAGACAATTGAATTTGATGATAACCGTAATGTTCTGCGAGCAGAATTTGTGGTTCGGGCATACATGCA AGGTGGTAGATATTCAGATGGATGGGGATCATGTGAAAGGCAAGAAAAGAGGTTTCTGAAGCCAAATCATGATATTCCAAGCACAGCTGAAACCCGAGCCAAAAATAAGGCATGTCAG GATCTGCTTGGTATTGGAGAATATCGTCCTGGTGCAAGCCGTGCTTAG
- the LOC113775686 gene encoding uncharacterized protein At3g17950 has product MAPQQEEGGWPLGLRPLNVRVGLARNPELDGSVSFNTLLTGSPTSSTASSSALDTESTGSFFCDKSITLGSLIGISSFLELSRRSTRGRIPDPLREKRSSYKSKAWLFSLCSRLSTDAVSIKNTPSLGHLLEAERLAASIYRRSRSPLIYGTDNLSRVPTAADTNALFVEGRVAPSRSSTHIGQYGERSLGEGLLQDDAYGAPLLFSCLCGNLTH; this is encoded by the exons ATGGCACCGCAGCAG GAAGAGGGTGGGTGGCCTCTTGGGCTCCGACCACTTAATGTTAGAGTTGGGTTAGCCAGAAACCCTGAACTTGATGGATCGGTTTCCTTCAACACGTTGCTTACTGGTTCCCCAACTTCCTCCACCGCTTCTTCCTCTGCTCTTGATACAGAG TCCACAGGTTCTTTCTTTTGTGATAAGAGCATTACTCTAGGAAGCCTCATAGGCATCTCTAGCTTTCTAGAGCTCTCTCGAAGATCAACAAGGGGCAGAATACCTGATCCACTGAGAGAAAAGAGGAGTAGTTACAAATCAAAAGCTTGGTTATTCTCACTTTGCTCAAGGCTGAGCACTGATGCTGTAAGCATTAAGAACACTCCGTCTCTTGGTCACTTGCTTGAAGCCGAGAGGCTAGCTGCCAGCATTTACAGGAGGAGTCGGAGCCCCCTAATTTATGGGACTGACAATTTGTCTCGAGTTCCGACTGCAGCAGATACCAATGCATTGTTTGTCGAAGGCCGTGTTGCTCCTTCTCGATCAAGTACTCATATTGGTCAATATGGCGAAAGAAGCTTAGGAGAAGGCTTACTCCAAGATGATGCTTATGGAGCTCCATTGCTTTTCTCTTGTCTGTGTGGAAATCTGACACACTAA
- the LOC113773060 gene encoding putative E3 ubiquitin-protein ligase XBAT31, which yields MGQAASCRVSAATEHELFSTVQNGELETVETMVDEDPTILGLTTVHGRLSALHIAAANGQNQVLSMLLDRSFHPDVLNRHKQTPLMLAAMHGKHSCVERLIQAGANILMFDSVNGRTCLHYAAYYGHSDCLQSILSAANTSPVAQSWGFARFLNIRDGNGATPLHLAARQRRAECVRLLLSKGALVCASTGGYSCPGSTPLHLAARGGSLECVRELLAWGADRLQRDLSGRIPYMVALKHRHDVCAALLNPSAPEPLTWPSYLKFISDLSPEAKALLEGALIEVNKARGKLILKGMPDTDVPIANSVAGDVDPQVSNVEVCCICFEQACTIEVQNCGHQMCAHCALSLCCYNKPSPSTNIIKGPVCPFCRSSITQLVAAKICANGDVELDLCPSQPRRSQKSFNQSEGSSSFKSLSSLGSFTRISGRKFAADGDEGFDKR from the exons ATGGGCCAGGCAGCGAGTTGCAGAGTGTCGGCGGCCACTGAACATGAACTATTCAGTACTGTCCAAAATGGGGAGTTGGAAACAGTTGAAACTATGGTTGATGAAGATCCTACTATCTTGGGACTGACCACTGTCCATGGGAGGCTCTCCGCTCTACACATAGCAGCTGCCAATGGGCAGAATCAG gTTCTATCCATGCTTTTGGATCGGTCTTTCCATCCGGATGTTTTAAACCGCCACAAACAG ACCCCATTGATGTTAGCTGCTATGCATGGGAAGCATTCCTGCGTGGAAAGGCTCATTCAAGCAGGAGCTAAC ATATTGATGTTTGATTCCGTGAATGGAAGAACCTGTTTGCATTATGCTGCTTACTATGGTCATTCAGATTGCTTGCAATCTATTCTTTCTGCTGCCAATACCTCCCCAGTTGCCCAGTCTTG GGGATTTGCAAGATTCTTGAACATAAGGGATGGAAATGGGGCAACCCCATTGCATTTAGCAGCCCGCCAAAGACGAGCAGAGTGTGTTCGTTTGCTATTGAGTAAAGGGGCTCTGGTGTGTGCCTCCACAGGTGGATACAG CTGCCCAGGCAGTACACCACTTCATTTGGCAGCACGTGGAGGTTCGTTGGAATGTGTTCGTGAATTGCTTGCTTGGGGTGCAGATCGACTTCAGAGAGATTTGTCTGG GAGGATACCTTATATGGTTGCCTTGAAGCACAGGCACGATGTATGTGCAGCATTATTAAATCCTTCAGCTCCAGAGCCTTTGACTTGGCCATCATACTTGAAGTTCATCAGCGACCTTAGCCCCGAGGCAAAGGCACTATTAGAAGGGGCCCTAATTGAAGTCAATAAGGCAAGGGGAAAGTTGATCTTGAAGGGGATGCCTGACACAGATGTACCAATTGCCAACTCTGTGGCTGGTGATGTTGATCCTCAG GTAAGCAATGTCGAGGTGTGCTGCATCTGCTTCGAGCAGGCGTGTACGATTGAGGTTCAAAATTGTGGTCACCAGATGTGTGCCCATTGTGCCCTATCCTTGTGTTGCTACAACAAACCAAGTCCTTCGACCAATATTATCAAGGGACCCGTCTGTCCCTTTTGCAGAAGCAGTATCACTCAGCTAGTTGCTGCAAAGATCTGTGCTAACGGTGATGTTGAACTGGATTTATGTCCATCACAGCCAAGGCGATCACAAAAGTCATTCAACCAGAGTGAAGGTAGTAGTAGCTTCAAGAGCCTGTCATCCTTGGGTTCATTCACGAGGATAAGTGGGCGCAAGTTTGCTGCTGATGGTGATGAGGGGTTCGATAAACGGTAG
- the LOC113774691 gene encoding dof zinc finger protein DOF2.4 has product MVFSSIPAYLDPANWQQPSNHQAGNSSGNHPPLQPPAQQQPVPSFPPAQPHAGGGPGAVSIRPGSMAERARLANIHMPEAALKCPRCESSNTKFCYFNNYSLTQPRHFCKTCRRYWTRGGALRNVPVGGGCRRNKRTKATSSKSPVSSADRQTTSSSTGTVSSNSTPSANVLGLTPQIPPMRFLSPLSQLSDHYSPAGDISLNYGANNSAPLLGTSEMNFHINPNNLLSCGLGGGVASLLPGGGIEQWRLQQAQQFPFLGGLEASPPGLYSQLQASSVEPSGFVGETSHHHVRPKLSSSILTQQASVKMEDNHQELNLSTQLMGIPGNHDQWNGTAAAWTTDLASFSSSSTTNPL; this is encoded by the coding sequence CCATCCAACCATCAAGCCGGGAATAGCAGTGGAAACCATCCTCCGCTTCAACCACCAGCGCAGCAACAGCCAGTGCCTTCTTTCCCACCTGCTCAGCCTCATGCAGGAGGTGGGCCGGGTGCGGTCTCTATTAGGCCCGGCTCCATGGCAGAACGAGCCCGGTTAGCTAACATACATATGCCAGAGGCAGCCCTAAAGTGCCCCCGATGCGAATCATCAAACACCAAGTTTTGCTACTTCAACAACTACAGTCTCACACAGCCTAGGCACTTTTGCAAGACCTGCAGAAGATACTGGACTAGAGGAGGAGCTCTTCGAAACGTTCCTGTTGGAGGTGGATGTAGGAGGAACAAACGAACTAAAGCAACTAGTTCAAAATCTCCTGTCAGCAGTGCTGATCGCCAAACCACCTCAAGTTCCACGGGCACTGTTTCCTCTAACAGTACCCCATCTGCTAATGTGTTAGGCCTCACACCTCAAATTCCACCTATGCGGTTTTTATCTCCGTTGAGCCAACTCAGTGATCACTACAGCCCTGCTGGAGACATTAGCTTGAACTACGGCGCAAATAATTCAGCTCCATTGCTGGGGACAAGCGAGATGAACTTTCATATAAACCCTAATAATCTGCTTAGCTGTGGACTTGGTGGTGGAGTGGCTTCCCTTCTACCAGGTGGCGGCATTGAGCAGTGGCGGTTGCAGCAAGCCCAGCAGTTCCCTTTCTTGGGAGGGTTGGAAGCATCCCCACCCGGATTGTACAGCCAACTTCAAGCAAGTAGCGTCGAGCCCTCCGGATTTGTAGGTGAAACGAGCCATCACCATGTGAGGCCTAAactttcatcttccattctgACTCAGCAAGCTTCAGTTAAGATGGAAGATAATCATCAAGAGTTGAACTTGTCAACGCAACTTATGGGGATTCCGGGAAATCATGATCAGTGGAACGGTACTGCTGCGGCTTGGACAACAGATCTTGCTAGTTTTAGCTCTTCTTCTACTACAAATCCCTTATAG